Part of the Ammospiza caudacuta isolate bAmmCau1 chromosome 3, bAmmCau1.pri, whole genome shotgun sequence genome, CTTTAGAGCAGGAAGGAGCCAAATGGGAGTGTTACAATTTTGTGTGTAGACTCTGTGTAAATTATAAGGGTGCATTTGAGCCTCTCTATTGTTGTGGCATTTGGTGCAGATTTGGTGAAATCACTGGTAGAGGGTGGAGAAGGCACGCACAGCATGATCAGTGTAAGGCAGCCACAGAGGAGTTGTGGAGGCCCCTGTAAGACGTGAGGTGGGGGGCCCTGAGTCTCTGCTAGGACACTTGAGTCTCTGTTCAAAGTCTTTTGGagacaggcacagggagagcctTGTGTTCCTCATGCCACACAATGGGTGCTAGGGtccctgggcacacacagaaGGGGGTGGAAGTCCCTTCACAAGGGACTCTTTCAGAAAGGGGTTTCACGTGCTTCGAGGTGTTTGATGTGATGGGAAATATCCCTGGTTTATTTGGGGGAAGAGATGCCCGTGGCTGAGGTTGCACAGAACTGGGAGAAATTGTTTGGGCAGCAGAATCTTGCCAAGACAGCACAGTAAGGTTGTTCCAGGATGGTTGGGTGGCTCTAAGCTGGTCTGCTCACTGGACAGGGTAATGGCCATCCCCAACCCTGAGTGACACTCTTGCACTTCCCTGGTCTTTAGTGACCAGGCAGCCCCTGAAATTTACTTCAGGAAATATTTGAAGAAGCTTAAGTCAGGGTGGCAGGGACCAGTACAGACGTGGGGTGGTTCTTCTCAGCCCAGCCCATCTTGATTAAGACAAATGGAGGAGTGCCACCCACTGTGAGATAGGATTCCATTGGCCTGGTGATGCCAGattgatttttgccttttctcttttATGTATTCTCTGTATTCTTTACACATGTATTTGTAGCTCTGTTGTTGTATCTGTGGCGAGTTTTCTCAGTACTTTTCCCTACCTTTTCTACCTACCTAAGTAGAAAGACAAAACATATTTCAGACCTCCAAGCCCTGCAGCATACAAGGCAACTAAACTTATATTTGTTCTTCTTGGAAACCAAGGCTGGAAACAGCTCTTTGAGACATATTTTCATAAGCAAGGTTTAGTTTCCATCTGAGTGGAAGAGGATTTAGAGAGTGTTGAACTGAGGGAGGAGTTACTTCACCATGTGTGGTCCAAATTGGTGATTTCTGTCAAATATGCTAATTTATTAAGCTTATAAAACTGCATTCATCTCATGTAGGGGAGGAATTCTATGGTCATTTGCCATATCTGCTACTGGAGGCCTCCAATAAAGATGAGCCTTTATATTACCTCCTATGTCAAAAGTgtggttttttattgttttgttctAGGTCCTTTAAGGCATCACTTGAAGCCAAGAAGAATATCCAAAGCAGGCGGAGTGACAACCAGCCCAAGGCATTTTGAAGCATTCTATTAGATGGTGAAAGTCAATGTTCACTTGCTTTCACCTGTAAAAGACAGGTGAAAACTGCCTCCAACAAGTCTACCCCATGGCATTCCAGAAGCCTCTACCattccccccccctccccatccaAGAGTATCAAAGTTTGATTGAAAAGGATATAAAAATTTGGTGCAAATTTGTACAGTTTGTAGATGATTTGTTAATTACTGAGTTAAGATGATTCTTTCCCATCCTGTGGTGATTATCTACAGCTCTCAGGCAAACCAGCACAGCAAGCTGCAGTTTGTGTCTCTGCAGCTGGCTCTTTGATTGCTCCTTCCCTCCATTGCCACGCTTATACAGCCCTCTCATCTTCCACAactcctccctttccctgcccttgtCTCCTCCCAGATATGGAGCCAAGCCCAGGCATCATTTCCCCCTGGCTCACAGGCTGGCCGTGCCTGTGAACAGCCTTGGTGTTGCAGGTGTTGTTGGCCCGCTCACCTTGGCCTTCCACGGCATTCCTGGTGCACTTTCCTAGGGTTCCTGCCAGGTTCCTCTCCCCAGAATGACCCCAGCTCTTCCTCTGAGTATCTGTGAAGTGTGACCACCTGGCACCTCAATCCCCTCAATTTGCTGCCTGTGAAATCTGGCTCTGCCTTAGGGCACTGGCACTCCAGTCAGGAGCCAGGAGTTTCCCTTGTCATGCTTGGGAGTTTCCCAGATGTGTTCCCTTAGCCCAGGCTCTCACCAGGCCCTAAATTAGCAGCCCATGTGCATTGCAGCACCACCGCCAAGGTATCTGCTTTTTTCCTATCCTCTTCCAAGGCTTGAGGTAGCAGGTTCCTCCAGGCCGTGGTGGCTCAGAGCACTGTCCTCTCTGGCCAGGCACTTTGGAGCTCTCTGGAGCCACTGTGCCCCTTTGTGCCCCCAGGCTTGTTGTGCAGGTGCTGAGCATGGCACTTCTTGTCTTACCCAGGAGTTGGAATTGCACTGAAAAGATGGTTCCCTGTGACCAAAGGTAATTTTATTTCAACAACTAAATCAACTccagtgtgagtgtgtgtgcacGCAGGAGAGGAGTGTGGTCAGGACAGAGCAGGGTTTTGACCCTGAGGCTGCCTTTGCATCAGCGGGCATTGCACCAGCAGGAAATGGTTGTGGTGcactgcagcctgctctggatcctgcctgcttctgctgctcaaggagcacttttaACTGCGTTTAGCTGCATATTGTAATCAATCCAGTTATAGAAGTGCTGAACGGAGGTGTAGACTCCAGGCTGCTTTGGTCTGGCACAGCCTTTTCCCCAGCTGGTGATTCCAATGACCCACCAGTAGGCAGCGTTGTTGTCCTGGCACATGAGAGGACCACCGCTGtcaccctgcagcagagcacagaggattAAGCTGATGTTGGTGGCacctgccagcactggggctgtctccttctctctcacagcccctgccagagcTCTATTCTGGGCAGAGAAAAGCTCTGCTCAGAGGCTGGAGCCTCCAGAAGCTTGGCTGTGAATGACATGTGTTCATGTAGGGTAGGGCTCTCTCTGGATTCTCTGCACAGGACTCCTGGATGTGCAGAGGATGGAACTTTGGAACCTGGACCTCTTCACTGCCAAGAGCACTAGCTGGGCTTTCTGGGCTCTCTGTCACAAGGGGAggcctgggcaggcaggtgtgGATGGGCAGTGTGTGGGAAGCCCCCACAGCAGtcagggggagctggggctgggagggtgaCTGAGTGGCTGGGCAAAGCAGGCCCTGGGCTGTGTTGGGGTGGTGCTTCCCTGGcttctggtgctgctggggctgagtgGCTCATGGCGTGCTCCTACCTTGCAGGAATCAATGGTGCCCTGTGGGTAACCAGCACACAAGTTGTAGGAATAGACTTCTCCTGAGTACCAGTCACTGCTGTTGCAGAGCTGGAGATCGATGAGCTGGACCTTGGCCTGCTGAAGGTGAGCAGGTTGATCTACACCTGTGAGCAGAGAAAGGAATAAGCCCCCAGCAGGTCCATGCTCATTCTGCTTCTCTGTCAGACGAATCCCTTCCCCTAGGGGCACCCCTTCTCTGCAGGGATTTATGTTCTGCTGTGGGGAAGCCCAAAACCTATCTCCAGTGTGCTGAATGGGCCCAGAAGTCACTCTTGGAACTCACTTCTTGCAGTAGTGGCCCCCCAGCCAGCAACCCAGCAGTTTCTCAGCTCTGAGACTCTTAGGGTGGGTTCAGCCAGACAGGCCAGCTGGACGTAGGCGCTGCACAGGACAGGACGTTCCAATTGAATCAGCGCAATGTCGTAGCTCATGTCTTTACGCTTGTAGTCGCGGTGCATCACCACCTTCTTGACACTGCGCACTTGTGCCCCAGGGCCTAGCTGATACAAGTTGGTGGCCCCAATCACCACATACAGCAGGCTGAAGTTACTGGAAtggagatggagagagagaTGAGAGGGAGTTagagcagcccagcagttgCTAGACCTCGGCTTGGAAAGGCACAGAGGGAGCAATGCTCTGTTAGGTGTGAGTGCCCTCGCACATCTTAGGCTGGGGGAATGTCAAGCTGCAGTCTGCTAGGAAGCCTTGGCACGAGCCCAGGCTTCTCCTGAGCACTgtggcagcctggctgcctgaGAGGAAAGGGGATGGGAGTAGcaggtggtgctgctggcagggcacctGCTGGTGTTGTGGAgatgtccccattccctgccccttctTACTCAAATTTATCGAAGCAGTGAGCTGCTGTGAGGACCCAATCTCCAGTGATGAGGGAACCTCCACACCAATGTTTTGTGCCTGGTACCCATGGGTGCTGGATGCTGACGAGCCAGGGCCATTCTGCTACTGCGGAACCAGCACCACCCACGATGCGTGTCATGCCGTAGTCATAAGCCACATTGCCGTAGGAATAAGCCACAGGTCGGTAcccacagctccctctgcaAGCAGAAAGTCATTTCCATGCTGCTTCATGGCCTGCTGTGGCTCAGGCTGAAGCTCAGccctctgccctccccacaAGGCCTTGCATGCACAGCAGGCCAGGGAAGGCCATGGCGTGTGCGTCTGTCCGTGCCAGCACCTGGCTGCTGGCAACGAACTGAGGCTTCCTATGGTGGGTGGGAAGCTGCGGCCTGGCCATGGGGGACAGGTGGGTCCCCTCCAGGGAAGGCCGCAAGTGTCGCCATGGCTCCTTCCCTGGACCTGGGCCCACTTACCCGCAGGTGTACTGGCTCTGTGTCAGCCCAGCCACGGTCAGCAGGACGAAGAGGCCGAGCCAATTCATGTCTGCCAGAGGCACGAGTCAGCTGCAAGCACTGAGAGCTCCgtgcagcagcacagtcacAGCCGCACTGCCcgcagcagctgtgctgcccgTGGTGCCCTTGGTCCTGGAGCTGATGTCACAGACGGGTGGGTTCCATGTTCTGGGCACTGCGGGGTTCTGTGGCACAGAGCCCACTGGGGGAGGGGCAACGTGGAATTGGTTAGCCATAGAATGATTTGGGGGTGGAAGGGACCCTGGTGATCATCTAGCTCTGACCCCCTTACCTTGGGCATAGTGGGGTAGCTTGCACTCAACATGTTTTCAGAGCTCTGCTCAGAAGCTGTTCTCGAACTCAGTGACAATGGCTCCCCCAGTTGAAGGGTTTACCAGAATGATGGTCAAAAATTAGGATAACTAGTGATTTGTATTTCTTCATCACTGTAAACAGTAGTCTTTTATAATAATGATTAGAAGCATTGCCTATCTTATACttgtataaatattttctaagtATTTGATGCCCTGCTTACTTatccatttgcaattttttgcattttctgatgCCTTcaattttagcttttatatttttctgattcTCTGGTGCCTTGCTGtgtaactctgaacttcatattaAGTGGCAAATAAGTTCTTTTTGCAGGGTAGTTAGATAAAACAATCCCTTCTCAGCTTGAAAATCAAAGACAATCATTaccaaaaagcagaaataacagCAAATTGAGAGGGGAAAGCCAAGAGGTTGAGACTTCATGatctgaagctgtaattggacagtTAACCTCAATATGTAAATTGACCAAATATTAAAATTGTAAAAACTGGTGACCAAGATCCATCTTACATCCAACCAGGGTGTAGCACTGaccaggctcttgtactgcccaaggtgtatcccTTGAAGGCCTTCCAATAAATACCAACTTTATTCATTTAAATCTGTCGAGTCTCTGTTCCAGATAAACCTCCTCAGGCATAATTTTGAATTACAGTAAATGACATTTATTCTTGaagttggtgtctgtgtcttctGTGCTGACCCTGCTTACATGAAAAAcaggcacccacagcagctctgggatgccAGTATCTCAGCAGCCTCACAGtcaagaattccttcccaatatctcaTCTAAAGCTACCCTCTGTCACTGTAAAGCCATGGCCCCTTGTCCTATCAGGACCTGCCCTTGTAAGAaagctctctgctgctttctcagGGCTCTCTTGCTGCAGGATGAGGCTGTGCAgtccctggggcaggcagcagctgaggaatccatttggggcagggagctgggtgtgcagctgcagtgccagctgcagatTGAGCTCTGGCTGGCAGGACCAGAGGCTGTGAACTGCCCGTGCTTTGCATaacagagggcacagggagctgtggcactgGCCAGGATTTGAATGGACACtgagcactgcagcaggagctggtggctCTTTATGGAATGTGACATCTGTGAGTCTGCTGGGGGAATCCTGAGGCTGAATGGGTATGGAAACCTGCTCTGACTGGGTGACAGTGGTGTGGGTAGGGAATCAAACAGGGCAACCATTGGCTCGTTGGAGCCACCTGCGCTTCCAAAATGGTCACCCAGGGGAGTTTCCTCAGCACTTTGGCAGCC contains:
- the LOC131555424 gene encoding acrosin-like, producing MNWLGLFVLLTVAGLTQSQYTCGGSCGYRPVAYSYGNVAYDYGMTRIVGGAGSAVAEWPWLVSIQHPWVPGTKHWCGGSLITGDWVLTAAHCFDKFDNFSLLYVVIGATNLYQLGPGAQVRSVKKVVMHRDYKRKDMSYDIALIQLERPVLCSAYVQLACLAEPTLRVSELRNCWVAGWGATTARSVDQPAHLQQAKVQLIDLQLCNSSDWYSGEVYSYNLCAGYPQGTIDSCKGDSGGPLMCQDNNAAYWWVIGITSWGKGCARPKQPGVYTSVQHFYNWIDYNMQLNAVKSAP